AGCTTGCTCAGCAGTGATTTCACCGTCATCCATCAAATCGTTCAACAAACTGTGATCACGGCTCAACAGATCTGCCCGGCCATCCGCCAGAAGATAAGCCCGCGAATCGCCGACGTTAAAAATGGTCGCCGCATTTCCAAGCAAGCGCACCCCCACCAACGTTGAAGCCATACCGTACAATTTTGGATTTTCACTGAGCGCCACATAGTCTTGCTGCACTCGATGCAGCAATGTCGACAATGATTCCGTCGCGGATGCCGATGCAAGATGATCACGCAAAATTTCCAGCAAACGCCGGCTGGCCAAACGCGGCAACGTCCCGATGGCCACTCCGTCGGCAATGGCAAAATAGCGTGGCTGCGAAGTATCTACCATCCTACCTTCGCGAACACTGCCTTGATACACCTGACCGTCTAGCAAAACAGCGTCCTCGTTATGTGATTTGCCTCGACCACGCTGACTGAAGGCCGCATACTGGGAAATTTTCATTGTTATTCAATACACTCCCCAAAGGATGGTAATAAAACTGATTGTTTTTCTATCAAAAAACTGTAATCCGCTATCCACAATACCAATAAATTCTCTTAACACATGATTATTCTGCCTAATCAATTTGAAGATTGTCATACCATTCTTGGTATATCTTAATTAGCCGTTTTTTGTTAGCAAGTACAAAACTTCGAGCAGGATTTAGCGGATCATTTTTACTTTGAAGATCTGAAAGATTTAATTTAAAACTTTCCAACTCATCATCGCTTGCAAAAACATCGAACCCGCGCTCTTTTAAGTTGTATCCCTTAATCTTCACTGATTTATATTTTTCGATAGGATCGATATCTTGCGCCGCCCGATTAAAAGAAAAATCGACTGCAACTTGATTACCTATCGATTGCTGCCAAGCTTTACAGATCTCATGAAACTTTAGCTGTTCACGCTTCCCCTTTCCCGTGCCATTCAGTTTCTCAGATGCAAGAATATGATCATAATCCCATGGCCTATTATGTCCTTTCCACATTAATTTATTGGATGGATCGAATCCTTTGAAAGCATCCTCAAGATATTCGCGTTGCGCATAAACCAATAACTCTTGTTGCTGACGAAGTTTCTCGATGAACAAACCTATACTCTCATTTTGCTCATCCGTTTTTTTCTCTTTACCATCTTTATTGCGAACTACAACGCCCTGCCAAAAACTTGACCAGTTAATCAATTGCTCAGGTGAACTATTTTCATCAAGCTGAAAAGCCTCATTAAGATCCGTAATATTCAAAGGAACAAGAACTAATCTTTTATCGCTATTCTTATTCATATCTGCGATCTTTATACTTGATAAATCACTTTCATTAATCAATCTATTGATTGCTTTCTCTTTATCTATCCCAAACCAATGAACAACGAGAGCTAACCCAATAATCCTTCTAGTATTTTTATCTTCGCAAGACATGGATATGTATTGATATCTCTTGGCAAGTAGCATCAACCAAGCAAATACTTCTCGTGATGACCAAGCAATGCTACTCCTCAGATAGGCAGGCAAACCATAGGTACGACTCTTCTCTTCGTATAAAAAGCTTTCATCAATCCAAATTAATGCCTTCTCTAATTCACCTGAACCAAAATATTTCTCAATTCTTTCCCGTTTCTCAAGATCTTTTATATCCTTATCAGGATTTTTGCTGAAAATTTTACGGATCTGATCTACTGTTAATTGAGATTCAATTTTTTGATCACTTTCTTCAGTCAATGCAATGCGTATGCCTAAGTTCACTAATCTCACATCAGTGATTGGCTTTTTAGCCAATTTATTCATTATTTCCTCAATTTCAGGCCAATAAGCTTTGATCATCGAATAGATAAGTTCT
The DNA window shown above is from Nitrosomonas sp. Is35 and carries:
- a CDS encoding PP2C family protein-serine/threonine phosphatase, with the protein product MKISQYAAFSQRGRGKSHNEDAVLLDGQVYQGSVREGRMVDTSQPRYFAIADGVAIGTLPRLASRRLLEILRDHLASASATESLSTLLHRVQQDYVALSENPKLYGMASTLVGVRLLGNAATIFNVGDSRAYLLADGRADLLSRDHSLLNDLMDDGEITAEQATNSASILQGLTCQFIVDAECDDFRANIATHELQRGERILLCSDGLNEALDDVQIAALFANESEADLVNVLKAARRAGGSDDFSVIVLAGDQ
- a CDS encoding DUF262 domain-containing protein, yielding MKYFQYSDCETKNYFIFTLRQVGSWSGNVEDNAPGNRIKARVPSFQRGLVWEPQQIELLWDSIFRGFPIGSIVIIDRIKEQHDKSNPTHAKSEQTQESEVDTSHHILDGQQRCNAIAWGFVDPWKDGISNDVVLWLDLIPKSLLKNTTRKYLFRVATKAHPWGFHNGDEASILKVEQRKEFMGKVDNFKENFKKYDCEKLSYKFKEKYLSQNFNERPLPSLALPYYAEFPVPVFLLFRHFKEGKLDWDALAQEEWISFVESWAKEANKISDISKGEREIVESGLRKAEQCRLIALLVSNEGIENSIDNIEQIFQRLNGQGTPLDNEELIYSMIKAYWPEIEEIMNKLAKKPITDVRLVNLGIRIALTEESDQKIESQLTVDQIRKIFSKNPDKDIKDLEKRERIEKYFGSGELEKALIWIDESFLYEEKSRTYGLPAYLRSSIAWSSREVFAWLMLLAKRYQYISMSCEDKNTRRIIGLALVVHWFGIDKEKAINRLINESDLSSIKIADMNKNSDKRLVLVPLNITDLNEAFQLDENSSPEQLINWSSFWQGVVVRNKDGKEKKTDEQNESIGLFIEKLRQQQELLVYAQREYLEDAFKGFDPSNKLMWKGHNRPWDYDHILASEKLNGTGKGKREQLKFHEICKAWQQSIGNQVAVDFSFNRAAQDIDPIEKYKSVKIKGYNLKERGFDVFASDDELESFKLNLSDLQSKNDPLNPARSFVLANKKRLIKIYQEWYDNLQID